The Acidobacteriota bacterium genomic interval CGGAGACAGCGGGCGCACGGCTCTTTTCAGCGGCGAGCGGGTGGACAAGGATTCCCTGCGGGTTGCGGCCTACGGAACACTGGACGAACTCAACTCGGTACTGGGTGTGGCGGGCGCCACCTCGGCTGTCGAACTTGTCCGGCGGCGGATCGAGAGTCTCCAGAACCTGCTTTTCAGCGCCGGAGCCGATATGGCCACCACCCTGGACAGCAAGCGCAGGGTGGAGCGGGTGGGAGAAGCCCAATGCGCCACGTTGGAGGAGTGGATCGACGAGATGCAAGAGGATCTCCCTCCCCTCAAGAACTTCATCCTGCCCGGAGGATCGCTGGCGGCCTCTCACCTGCACATGGCCCGCTCGGTGTGTCGGCGCGCCGAACGCGAGCTGGTTGCGCTGATGCGCCAGGACGACATGAATCCCCACTTGCTGGTCTTTCTCAACCGGCTCTCCGATCTGCTCTTCGTGATGGCCCGCTACGAGAACACCCGGGGAGGCGGACGGGAGGTGCTGTGGACCGGCTGAGGCGCAACCCCCATCCCGAGGCTTGCTCCCGCTGCCAGGGCGCGGGATGGATCATGGAAGAACGGGAAGGCGTCGAAGTCGCCGTCCCCTGCCCCCGTTGCAGCGCCGACAACAAACGCCGCCGCCTGCTGGCTCAGGCTCGGATTCCTCCTCGATATCGCGATAAGACATTCGAAAATTACCGATCTGTGCACGAGTCGCAGCGCAAGGCGCACTTCATGATGAAGAATTTCGCCGACAAGTACCCGCTTGAGATTCGTGGAGTCCTCTTAATTGGCCCGACTGGAGTTGGAAAGACTCACCTAGCTATCGCTGCTTTGAACCATCTGATCTCAAGGAAACTTGTGGCGGGGAAATTCGTGGATGAGAAGGTTCTGCTCAAGGATCTGCAGTATTCCTACGGGCCAGATTCCAGGATGACAGAACGGGAATTGATGGTACCTCTTTCGGAGGTCGATGTACTTGTTTGGGACGATCTGGGAGCCAGTCGAGGCACGGAGTGGGCCAGGGAAACTATTGATACAATCCTCAACGATCGCTATCTTAACCAGAGGCCGACGATCCTGACAAGCAATATCCTTCTCCACCGTCCAAGCCGAAGACCTGCAGGAGACTCAGTCGCGGAGCGTCCCAGACCTGCTGAAAATTTGGAGTCGCGGATCGGCAAGCGGTTGTTCTCCAGGCTCAATGAAATGTGCCGGATATTACGAGTCTCCGGCGAGGATTTTAGGAGAAGGCAAGACAGGATTGTCAGGAAAACTCCCGTGCAAAGTGGTCTTCCCCAAAGACGGGTCGACTCCCCGAAACTCGTCTGCCCGGCCTGTGGATCGGATGCCGTAAGCATTATGAGCGAAGCCTTTGTCGAAGACAAAAAACAAAAAGAGTTTTATGTCAGGTGTGACAGTTGCGGGGAACATGCAGTCTATTCCGAAGACGAGCAAACGGGGGAATCTCTGGGTGAGTGAGGTCTCAAGTAGAAGGCAGATATGCCCTAACCTTGAGATCCCGGCACGTGCTAGCCAGCTTGTGGTCCATGGTAACCAGTGTGGCTTGTTTGGTTTCGGCAAGTCTCAGGTAGAGGAAATCGTAGACAGGTCTTCTGAGTTGGCCAGCGAGTTGGAAAGCGCTTTCCACCAGTTCAGACGAATCCTCGACGTGGTCAGGCAGAGCCAAAGTCAGGCGGAGCAACAGCGACCCGGTTTTCTCTTCCAGACCGGCGAACGCCGTCAGTTTCCAAAGAGCGTTGGCCACTTCTGAGA includes:
- a CDS encoding cob(I)yrinic acid a,c-diamide adenosyltransferase, which encodes MKIYTKTGDSGRTALFSGERVDKDSLRVAAYGTLDELNSVLGVAGATSAVELVRRRIESLQNLLFSAGADMATTLDSKRRVERVGEAQCATLEEWIDEMQEDLPPLKNFILPGGSLAASHLHMARSVCRRAERELVALMRQDDMNPHLLVFLNRLSDLLFVMARYENTRGGGREVLWTG
- a CDS encoding ATP-binding protein gives rise to the protein MEEREGVEVAVPCPRCSADNKRRRLLAQARIPPRYRDKTFENYRSVHESQRKAHFMMKNFADKYPLEIRGVLLIGPTGVGKTHLAIAALNHLISRKLVAGKFVDEKVLLKDLQYSYGPDSRMTERELMVPLSEVDVLVWDDLGASRGTEWARETIDTILNDRYLNQRPTILTSNILLHRPSRRPAGDSVAERPRPAENLESRIGKRLFSRLNEMCRILRVSGEDFRRRQDRIVRKTPVQSGLPQRRVDSPKLVCPACGSDAVSIMSEAFVEDKKQKEFYVRCDSCGEHAVYSEDEQTGESLGE
- a CDS encoding type II toxin-antitoxin system VapC family toxin, producing the protein MIVLDASAAIELIMQRPCGGLIARQLRETDAVWVPDLFFSEVANALWKLTAFAGLEEKTGSLLLRLTLALPDHVEDSSELVESAFQLAGQLRRPVYDFLYLRLAETKQATLVTMDHKLASTCRDLKVRAYLPST